One Oncorhynchus masou masou isolate Uvic2021 chromosome 27, UVic_Omas_1.1, whole genome shotgun sequence genomic window carries:
- the LOC135516508 gene encoding mucin-2-like, with translation MEYHSSGSLPLLGRPRYCPGASSNGGYLCETGHCCGETGCCTYYYELWWFWLLWTVLILFSCCCAYRHRRAKLRVQQQQRQREINLLAYHGATSYPSSMLDLSFLASLKLPSYEEVAAQPSTPPPPYSTVFAAQGGAARYPQPPHHPPGSHPHPGTSASAAPSSFSSDNSSSCSCDSCCPSSPCSTYETDTSRASTPTTLSQYAAENTAAVVLETVATVTSSEMIVSVSSETDADVAGGNRIGVVADAFTVVITSEADTNLSEQSTEPAQVHYFPGATMGTVTMETDVCIVARVSSRTSPTSTEHPLVATTTEHPLAGTACPLTNPGHDRPSCPHSPSPTPTSAVPSPTTPTSAVPSPTTPTSAVPSPTTTTSCTPNPSALSPAQAPTLILASPVLSAQAPTPSALSPAPTPSALSPAPTLRLASPAPTPSALSPAPTLTLASPAPTLTLASPAPTLTLPSPAPTLPLASPAPTLTLASPAPTPSALSPAPNPSALSPPPTPSALSPTPTPSALSPTPTPSALSPTPTLTLASPAPTPSALSPTPTLTLASPAPTLTLASPAPTLPLASPAPTPSALSPTPTLTLASPAPTPSALSPAPTLTLASPAPTLTLASPGPTPSALSPAPTPSALSPAPNPSALSPAPTPSALSPTPTPSALSPAPNPSALSPAPTPSALSPAPTPSALSPAPTPSALSPAPTPSALSPTPTLTLASPTPTLTLPSPAPTLTLASPAPTLTLASPAPTLTLASPAPTSSVPVSSPVASDPKAQAFFNPLGALAVERTETVSPSCSPPPVFPLSSPPPFSPSSPPPVSPRPTQSPPKQTLFSPCVDVYQLVPHTYRSEGEEEEEEQEEVGADESQYRHRRLTGDSGIEVCRCQVEEDEEEEEEEEEGVEEAGDEGEGVSELHDSLDCPVRGQGSGDGLTLCSPAPVDTPLAEEDSVVIVMESV, from the exons ATGGAGTACCATAGTAGTGGTAGCCTGCCCCTGCTGGGCCGACCCAGGTACTGTCCTGGGGCCAGCTCCAACGGAGGTTACCTCTGTGAGACCGGACACTGCTGTGGGGAGACAGGCTGCTGCACCTATTACTATGAACTCTGGT GGTTCTGGCTGCTGTGGACCGTTCTGATCCTGTTCAGTTGTTGCTGTGCTTACCGACACCGCCGGGCTAAACTCAGAGTCCaacagcagcagagacagagagagatcaacctACTGGCTTACCATGGAGCTACATCCTACCCCTCCTCCATGTTAGACCTCA gtttccTGGCGTCTCTGAAGCTACCGTCCTATGAAGAGGTAGCAGCTCAGccctccactcccccacctcCCTACAGCACTGTGTTCGCTGCCCAGGGGGGCGCCGCTCGCTACCCCCAGCCACCACACCATCCCCCGGGATCACACCCCCACCCCGGCACCAGCGCCAGCGCTGCACCCTCCTCTTTCAGCTCTGACAACAG CTCCAGCTGTTCCTGTGACTCTTGCTGTCCGTCATCTCCCTGTAGCACCTACGAGACCGACACAAGCCGTGCTTCCACGCCCACAACACTGTCCCAATACGCTGCAGAGAACACTGCTGCTGTTGTCTTGGAGACAGTTGCTACGGTTACATCCTCGGAGATGATTGTCTCTGTATCTTCAGAGACAGATGCGGATGTTGCCGGTGGCAACAGGATCGGTGTTGTTGCTGATGCGTTTACTGTTGTTATAACCTCAGAGGCCGACACCAACTTAAGCGAACAATCTACAGAACCTGCACAGGTGCACTACTTTCCTGGTGCTACCATGGgaactgttactatggagacagaTGTTTGTATTGTAGCTCGTGTCTCTTCTCGTACCTCACCCACGTCTACAGAACACCCTCTAGTTGCTACAACAACAGAACACCCTCTAGCTGGGACTGCTTGTCCTTTAACCAATCCAGGTCACGACAGACCATCCTGTCCCCACAGTCCCTCCCCCACACCCACCTCTGCTGTCCCCTCCCCTACCACACCCACCTCTGCTGTCCCCTCCCCTACCACACCCACCTCTGCTGTCCCctcccctaccaccaccacctcttgTACCCCTAACCCCTCTGCGCTCTCCCCAGCCCAAGCTCCTACCCTAATCCTAGCCTCCCCAGTCCTTTCAGCCCAAGCTCCtaccccctctgccctctccccagctcctaccccctctgccctctccccagcccctacccTACGCCTAGCCTCCCCAGCTCCtaccccctctgccctctccccagcccctaccctaaccctagcctccccagcccctaccctaaccctagcctccccggcccctaccctaaccctaccctcccCAGCCCCTACCCTACCCCTAGCCTCCCCagcccctaccctaaccctagcctcccCAGCCCCtaccccctctgccctctccccagcccctaacccctctgccctctccccacctcctaccccctctgccctctccccaACTCCtaccccctctgccctctccccaACTCCtaccccctctgccctctccccaactcctaccctaaccctagcctcccCAGCCCCtaccccctctgccctctccccaactcctaccctaaccctagcctccccagcccctaccctaaccctagcctcccCAGCCCCTACTCTACCCCTAGCCTCCCCAGCTCCtaccccctctgccctctccccaactcctaccctaaccctagcctccccagctcctaccccctctgccctctccccagcccctaccctaaccctagcctccccagcccctaccctaaccctagcctcccCAGGCCCtaccccctctgccctctccccagctcctaccccctctgccctctccccagctcctaacccctctgccctctccccagctcctaccccctctgccctctccccaACTCCtaccccctctgccctctccccagctcctaacccctctgccctctccccagctcctaccccctctgccctctccccagctcctaccccctctgccctctccccagctcctaccccctctgccctctccccagctcctaccccctctgccctctccccaactcctaccctaaccctagcctccccaactcctaccctaaccctaccctccccagcccctaccctaaccctagcctccccagcccctaccctaaccctagcctccccagcccctaccctaaccctagcctccccagcccctacctcctctgtcccagtctcttcTCCTGTAGCCTCAGACCCAAAGGCTCAGGCCTTTTTCAATCCTCTTGGAGCTCTTGCAGTGGAACGGACAGagactgtctctccctcctgctctcctccccctgtcttccccttgtcctctcctccccccttctctccatcctctcctccccctgtctcccccaggCCCACCCAGTCTCCCCCCAAGCAGACCCTGTTCTCCCCCTGTGTGGACGTGTACCAGCTTGTCCCCCACACCTAcaggagcgagggagaggaggaggaggaagagcaggaggaAGTTGGGGCCGATGAGAGTCAGTACCGCCACCGCCGTCTGACCGGGGACTCAGGCATCGAGGTGTGTCGCTGTCAGGTTgaggaagacgaggaggaggaggaggaagaggaggagggagtggaggaagcaggggatgaaggagagggggtgagCGAGCTCCATGACAGCCTGGACTGCccggttagaggtcaggggtcaggggatgGACTAACCCTGTGTAGCCCCGCCCCAGTAGACACCCCATTGGCTGAGGAGGATTCTGTGGTGATTGTCATGGAGAGCGTGTGA